From a single Cryomorphaceae bacterium 1068 genomic region:
- a CDS encoding PQQ-binding-like beta-propeller repeat protein, producing MKKKRNLLLLLLLLISFGVGTYYVLEFNNKEVIVTEVEITKITELPIDSVFSKTIDFKSEVIKFNNDTMLKFETNFKQGHVKQGSLDGYLTKRSDGYTIKLKSNTPITTPTIVEDNLYVSGGFGSKSYFCFKIQDGSLIWAIDLDDDGPSSAIVIGSLLVFNTESCTIFAVDRFTGEMAWSHWLGDPLLSNPVASENRIYTTYPSLKVYTDTTLTNDYKKIKPSHPFICLDASNGRIIWQKWLDGDVLKTPVIVESNIYLTTFPGTLYKLDKTTGDIISCSSLKATSPPSFSENRILITRRSDDSTGVKESIAILDAKSLEFIKEFEKTKAPYLDYSVQKKSKLKTKSDSLDLGNGFIGGAPVTSGWKLASSNIGQSNVASLQLFQPSLVSVYKSNVICLMGDVIKCVDPLNEKVLWSYKFDIDQITEGGSVASTPIITGNKLITVTLKGELLILNCDNGEVLFKKETNKTVRSSPVIKDGIVFIPTTTGELISVNTNISGLEDYPMFMKNSQHDINKNYGQHGI from the coding sequence ATGAAGAAAAAGAGAAACTTATTATTACTTCTACTATTGCTAATTTCATTTGGTGTTGGAACTTACTATGTTCTAGAGTTTAATAATAAAGAAGTAATAGTCACGGAAGTTGAAATAACGAAAATCACTGAACTACCCATTGATTCAGTTTTCTCTAAAACAATCGATTTCAAATCTGAAGTAATTAAATTTAATAATGATACCATGTTAAAGTTTGAGACTAATTTCAAACAGGGACATGTAAAACAAGGAAGTCTTGATGGTTATCTCACAAAACGCTCTGATGGATATACTATAAAGCTAAAAAGCAATACACCAATTACAACCCCTACAATTGTTGAAGACAACCTTTATGTGTCAGGTGGATTTGGAAGCAAATCATACTTCTGCTTCAAAATTCAAGATGGAAGTTTAATTTGGGCAATTGACCTTGATGATGATGGACCTTCATCTGCAATAGTCATAGGGTCTCTGCTCGTATTTAACACTGAATCATGTACGATTTTCGCTGTTGATAGATTTACAGGTGAAATGGCTTGGTCTCATTGGTTAGGCGACCCACTTCTTTCTAATCCAGTTGCTTCCGAAAATCGAATTTATACAACATATCCAAGTCTTAAGGTATATACTGATACAACCCTAACAAATGATTACAAGAAGATTAAACCATCACATCCGTTTATTTGCTTGGATGCGTCCAACGGTAGAATAATTTGGCAAAAATGGCTTGACGGAGATGTTCTAAAAACACCTGTTATTGTTGAATCAAATATTTACTTGACAACATTTCCAGGTACACTATATAAACTAGATAAGACAACAGGAGACATTATCTCTTGTTCTTCGCTTAAAGCAACTTCACCGCCAAGTTTTTCAGAAAATCGAATATTGATAACTAGACGTTCAGATGATTCAACTGGAGTTAAAGAATCAATTGCTATCCTAGATGCAAAATCTCTTGAGTTTATTAAGGAATTTGAAAAGACAAAAGCCCCATATCTTGACTATTCTGTACAAAAAAAGTCAAAATTGAAGACTAAATCAGATAGCTTGGATTTAGGAAATGGTTTCATTGGTGGAGCACCTGTTACTTCTGGATGGAAATTGGCAAGTTCAAATATTGGACAATCCAATGTAGCATCTCTTCAACTTTTTCAACCATCGTTAGTTTCGGTCTATAAAAGCAATGTGATTTGTTTAATGGGAGATGTAATTAAATGCGTTGACCCACTTAATGAGAAAGTGCTTTGGAGCTATAAATTTGATATTGACCAAATAACTGAAGGAGGTTCAGTTGCCAGCACGCCAATAATTACAGGAAATAAACTAATCACGGTAACTTTAAAAGGTGAATTACTAATATTGAATTGTGACAATGGAGAGGTATTGTTTAAAAAAGAGACAAATAAGACTGTCCGTTCTTCCCCTGTTATAAAGGATGGGATAGTATTTATTCCTACGACAACAGGAGAATTAATAAGTGTTAACACCAATATTAGTGGACTTGAAGATTATCCAATGTTCATGAAGAACTCTCAACACGATATAAATAAAAACTATGGACAACACGGTATATAA
- a CDS encoding SRPBCC family protein has product MPRIELQTEIKADIETVFDLSRSIDLHKLSTQQTNETAVAGKTSGLIGLNETVTWRAKHFGIYQHLTSKITAYDRPTYFVDEMISGAFKRFKHEHRFSATDGGTLMTDIFDYESPFGILGKLVDQLILEKYMTNLLTQRNSVVKEVAESGKRKELLA; this is encoded by the coding sequence ATGCCAAGGATTGAACTTCAAACAGAAATAAAGGCTGACATAGAAACAGTGTTTGACCTTTCCAGAAGCATAGACCTGCACAAGCTCTCGACCCAACAAACCAATGAGACGGCAGTGGCGGGAAAAACCAGCGGGCTGATTGGCCTTAACGAGACCGTTACCTGGAGAGCGAAGCACTTCGGTATTTACCAACACCTCACGTCAAAGATCACGGCTTATGATCGCCCGACATATTTCGTAGACGAGATGATCAGCGGAGCCTTTAAACGGTTCAAACACGAGCACCGGTTCAGCGCAACGGATGGAGGAACGCTTATGACGGACATCTTCGACTATGAGTCCCCATTCGGTATCTTAGGAAAGCTGGTCGATCAACTCATACTCGAAAAGTACATGACCAACTTGCTCACCCAACGAAACAGCGTGGTGAAAGAAGTGGCTGAATCAGGAAAACGGAAGGAACTGTTGGCATAG
- a CDS encoding ATP-binding protein: MSRIHIVFGPQGAGKSTYSKKLADEVKGIHLGIDNWMWKLYGDDLPKSMNLKWIMERVERCEKLIWELSEDISNRGCDVILDLGFTKREKRKLFQQLAEENGKEIQLHYVSAKHPIRRKRVLDRNVNRGETFSFEVTPGMFDFMEGEFHKATESELMNAVIIDTNPEE, translated from the coding sequence ATGAGTAGAATACATATTGTTTTTGGACCTCAAGGGGCAGGAAAATCGACATATTCAAAGAAATTAGCAGATGAAGTTAAAGGAATTCATTTGGGAATAGATAATTGGATGTGGAAATTGTATGGAGATGATCTTCCTAAATCAATGAATCTAAAATGGATTATGGAAAGAGTTGAAAGATGCGAAAAACTAATATGGGAATTATCAGAAGATATATCTAATCGAGGATGTGATGTGATACTTGATCTTGGATTTACTAAGCGAGAGAAAAGAAAATTATTCCAGCAATTAGCCGAAGAAAACGGTAAAGAGATTCAATTACACTATGTGTCTGCAAAACATCCAATTAGACGAAAACGAGTTTTAGATAGAAACGTGAATAGAGGTGAAACTTTCTCATTCGAAGTAACACCAGGAATGTTTGATTTTATGGAAGGGGAATTTCATAAAGCAACAGAAAGCGAATTAATGAATGCCGTAATAATAGATACCAACCCTGAAGAATAA
- a CDS encoding LacI family DNA-binding transcriptional regulator, which yields MSQKVTIKDISKMAGVNPSTVSRALRDHPDISDEVKKTIKDIAKALDYRPNKMASNLRSSSNPTIALIIPEVNMFFFPSVINGVTDAAAKAGYHVMVLQSNEQLERELENLQICIDNRVSGIVISLSCETEELTHIERAIDHGIPVVFFDKAPSNATFDIIKIDDEKAAYSAVSSLKEAGCGKIAGIFGHPAMSITIERERGYLNAVEDFGLVDVGTSHVHQVNDAYKSALDYAAQGIDGIFAMSDEVISGIVPALKSYGMAIPDDCRIMGISDGKLPFFFTEPIFFLHHDGCRAGELSVERLIMRMEGSKAPIQNQIHILDTPLMSNMKSDLLTEDFQQ from the coding sequence ATGAGTCAAAAAGTAACCATTAAGGATATCTCAAAGATGGCAGGAGTCAATCCATCTACTGTTTCGCGAGCGCTTCGAGATCATCCCGACATCAGTGACGAGGTGAAAAAGACTATCAAGGATATTGCAAAGGCCCTCGATTACAGACCAAATAAGATGGCCTCCAATCTGAGAAGCTCTTCCAACCCTACAATTGCACTCATCATTCCTGAGGTAAACATGTTCTTTTTCCCCTCGGTAATAAATGGAGTGACAGATGCTGCTGCCAAAGCAGGTTACCATGTAATGGTTTTGCAATCCAATGAACAACTGGAGCGAGAGTTGGAGAATCTTCAAATCTGTATTGATAACAGGGTAAGTGGAATAGTTATTTCGTTGAGCTGTGAGACGGAAGAACTCACCCATATTGAGCGAGCCATTGACCATGGGATTCCGGTCGTATTTTTTGATAAAGCTCCTAGCAATGCCACATTTGATATCATAAAAATTGACGACGAGAAGGCTGCTTACAGCGCCGTGTCATCCTTAAAGGAAGCAGGGTGTGGCAAAATAGCGGGCATTTTTGGTCACCCTGCCATGAGCATAACGATTGAAAGAGAACGCGGGTATTTGAATGCGGTAGAGGATTTTGGACTCGTTGATGTCGGTACTTCCCACGTTCATCAGGTGAATGATGCTTACAAAAGTGCCCTCGATTATGCTGCGCAGGGTATAGATGGAATTTTTGCCATGAGCGATGAAGTGATTTCGGGAATTGTCCCTGCATTGAAATCATATGGAATGGCCATTCCCGATGATTGTCGCATTATGGGAATATCAGACGGGAAGTTGCCCTTTTTCTTTACGGAACCAATTTTCTTTTTGCACCATGATGGTTGCCGTGCAGGAGAGCTATCGGTAGAACGTCTCATTATGCGCATGGAGGGTTCTAAGGCACCTATTCAAAATCAAATCCACATTCTTGATACTCCGCTGATGAGTAACATGAAATCAGATTTGTTAACAGAAGATTTTCAGCAATAG
- a CDS encoding TonB-dependent receptor: MKKNVQLTQVLLAFLFIVLSDVALAQGNITGTVSSEDGPLPFSTIQIKETGGGAVSDLDGNFEIKDLPAGDYTLVTNQIGYKSDEQTVSVVSGQTVTLAIVLGKDALSLNELVITGVSNPVSKLESSVSMTTLRPAAMIDQNAANTAELLRTIPGIRSEASAGEGNTNITVRGVPISSGGSKYLQLQEDGMPILQFGDISFGTADIFLRADQTIQRVEAIRGGSASTMASNSPAGIVNFISKTGAIAGGSLITSVGLDYDNFRTDFEYGAPIDDKTSFHIGGFMRQGEGVREAGYKANQGGQIKANLTRRFKSGYARVYYKHLNDRTPAYLPMPIQVSGTNADPTWENIPGFDARSGTIHTPFLTSNLTTGPAGDLRRSNVMDGMNPVSNVAGAEFVSDLGEGWSIENRTRMAFNSGRFVSPFPSEVGDATAIAESIGGAGAQLQYADGSEFGNGNADNNLLMRLHVFDTELNDFNLFANDLKIKKSIDNLDLTFGYYRSVQNISMSWLWNSYLFDVNGEDARPVNVTGQDGTEFSTNGLYAYGTPFWGNLHRNYDTQHNTSAPYAAVSYKLNENLYIDGSVRYDMGSVSGSFAGGTSRPFDMNNDSTISAYEEDVYFIDNEARTPVDYDYEYLSFSLGANYKIDETQAVFGRFSRGGSAKADRILFQNLPYSGGVEINALDMIDQGEIGWKKNFKNAALFVTAFYAQTTEEGGFELTTQNIIDNNYQAYGLEVEGAINYNKFEIRGGLTYTEATIESGDNDGNTPRRQPTLMYFATPTYRFTEKLNIGATIIGQTGAYTQDNNELWMPGYAFVNGFIRYQLNKNLSVSVQGNNIFDTLGLTEAEEGAIGENQVNFVRARSIVGRNLSASVMLRF, from the coding sequence ATGAAGAAAAATGTACAATTAACCCAAGTACTTCTTGCCTTTCTATTTATTGTTTTGAGCGATGTTGCGTTGGCACAAGGCAATATTACCGGAACAGTCAGCAGTGAGGATGGACCACTGCCGTTTTCGACAATACAAATTAAGGAGACCGGTGGCGGTGCAGTTAGCGATCTGGACGGTAACTTTGAGATTAAGGACTTGCCTGCCGGCGATTACACTCTCGTTACGAATCAAATTGGTTACAAAAGTGATGAACAAACGGTTAGTGTAGTATCGGGTCAGACCGTAACGCTAGCAATAGTTTTGGGAAAAGACGCCCTAAGCCTTAACGAATTGGTTATAACGGGAGTTTCAAATCCAGTTTCCAAATTGGAAAGCTCAGTATCGATGACTACTCTTCGACCTGCAGCAATGATTGACCAGAATGCAGCCAATACTGCAGAGTTACTTCGCACCATTCCCGGTATTCGATCTGAAGCTTCAGCAGGAGAAGGTAATACCAACATTACGGTAAGAGGAGTTCCTATTTCATCGGGAGGTTCTAAATACCTTCAACTACAGGAAGATGGTATGCCGATTCTTCAATTCGGTGATATCTCTTTCGGAACGGCTGATATCTTTTTGCGTGCTGACCAAACAATACAGCGAGTCGAAGCTATTCGAGGTGGATCAGCATCGACCATGGCGAGCAACTCCCCTGCGGGTATCGTAAACTTCATTAGCAAAACGGGTGCAATAGCAGGTGGATCCTTGATAACCAGCGTAGGATTGGATTACGATAATTTCCGTACTGATTTTGAATACGGTGCTCCTATAGACGATAAGACGAGCTTTCACATCGGTGGTTTCATGCGTCAAGGCGAAGGAGTGCGCGAAGCAGGCTACAAAGCAAATCAAGGTGGGCAAATTAAAGCGAACCTTACCCGTCGCTTCAAGAGCGGTTATGCACGTGTATACTACAAGCACTTGAACGATCGCACTCCGGCTTATCTCCCAATGCCTATTCAAGTGAGCGGTACCAATGCCGATCCGACTTGGGAAAATATACCGGGCTTTGATGCCAGAAGCGGTACCATTCACACGCCATTCTTAACGTCAAACTTGACTACTGGACCTGCGGGTGACTTGAGACGAAGCAACGTTATGGATGGAATGAACCCCGTGTCAAATGTGGCCGGAGCTGAATTCGTTTCAGACTTAGGTGAGGGATGGAGTATTGAGAACCGCACGCGAATGGCTTTTAACTCTGGCCGTTTTGTTTCCCCTTTTCCTTCAGAAGTAGGCGATGCAACGGCGATAGCTGAATCCATTGGAGGTGCAGGAGCACAACTTCAATATGCCGATGGAAGTGAGTTTGGAAATGGAAATGCGGACAACAACCTTTTGATGAGACTTCATGTTTTTGACACCGAGCTAAATGACTTCAACCTTTTTGCCAATGACCTTAAAATCAAAAAGAGCATAGATAATTTAGATCTTACTTTCGGGTATTACAGATCGGTGCAAAATATATCCATGTCCTGGTTATGGAACTCCTATCTATTCGACGTCAACGGAGAAGATGCACGTCCGGTCAACGTAACAGGACAAGACGGGACAGAATTTAGCACAAATGGACTATATGCTTACGGAACACCTTTTTGGGGAAATCTACACCGCAATTATGATACCCAGCACAATACCAGTGCACCGTATGCAGCAGTTTCTTACAAATTGAATGAGAATCTTTACATCGATGGATCAGTGCGCTATGACATGGGTTCTGTAAGCGGTTCATTTGCAGGTGGAACTTCTCGTCCCTTTGATATGAATAATGACAGCACCATATCGGCTTATGAAGAGGATGTTTATTTTATTGACAATGAAGCACGGACTCCGGTTGACTATGATTACGAATACCTCTCATTCTCCTTGGGAGCGAACTATAAAATCGATGAGACGCAAGCCGTATTCGGACGTTTCAGTCGAGGTGGTTCTGCAAAAGCAGATAGAATACTTTTCCAAAATCTACCCTACAGCGGTGGTGTAGAAATCAATGCACTCGATATGATCGATCAAGGTGAAATTGGTTGGAAGAAAAACTTTAAAAATGCAGCATTATTTGTGACTGCCTTTTACGCACAGACTACTGAAGAAGGAGGATTTGAGTTAACTACTCAAAATATTATCGATAACAATTACCAAGCATACGGACTCGAAGTGGAAGGTGCAATCAACTATAACAAATTTGAGATACGGGGTGGACTTACTTACACCGAAGCAACTATTGAGTCAGGCGACAATGATGGAAACACTCCAAGACGTCAGCCTACATTGATGTACTTTGCAACTCCTACTTATCGGTTTACAGAAAAGCTCAATATCGGTGCTACCATTATTGGCCAAACAGGAGCCTACACTCAGGACAACAATGAGCTCTGGATGCCTGGCTATGCCTTTGTGAATGGATTCATTCGTTACCAATTGAACAAGAACTTATCGGTATCTGTACAGGGCAATAATATCTTTGACACACTTGGTCTTACGGAAGCTGAAGAAGGTGCTATAGGAGAGAACCAAGTAAACTTTGTTCGCGCCAGAAGCATAGTCGGACGCAACCTTAGTGCATCTGTAATGCTCAGATTTTAA
- a CDS encoding MFS transporter, whose product MTTQAEKPRLSIWQIWNMSLGFLGVQYAFGLQQANMSPIYRYLGADESEIPFLWLAGPITGLLVQPFIGAMSDKTWHKFLGRRRPYILFGAIATSLALILMPNSTQLWQAAALLWLLDGAANVTMEPFRALIADKLNSKQRSLGFAVQSLFVGFGQILANLMPFILGALGLLYTVGEEVEQIPLFVKLSFYVGAATILVTVLVTVFTTKEIPPSTQEEEELKASDGKGTLAEIFAAFKEMPKTMKQLWWVKFFTWYSLPLMWQYYSLSMARHGFGASDPGVEAFEEGIKFGNLGFSVFSGACLVFSMFIPALSRKIGNRATHAICLSIGALGFMAMQFTNSPKALVGLMGLVGIAWASIMAMPYVMLAGAVPAKRMGVYMGIFNMFIVVPQILSMLTVPLFYDNFLTGDPRNALFLAGVLLLFAAASNKFVSKKAEN is encoded by the coding sequence ATGACTACACAAGCTGAAAAACCGCGCCTTTCGATTTGGCAAATCTGGAACATGAGCCTTGGCTTTCTGGGCGTGCAGTATGCCTTCGGCCTGCAGCAGGCCAACATGAGCCCCATTTATCGCTATTTGGGCGCCGACGAGAGTGAAATTCCGTTTCTTTGGTTGGCCGGACCCATCACAGGGTTGCTTGTCCAGCCTTTTATTGGTGCCATGAGCGATAAAACCTGGCATAAATTCTTGGGCCGTCGGAGACCCTACATTTTATTTGGTGCCATAGCTACCAGCCTTGCCCTCATCTTAATGCCAAACTCCACCCAGCTTTGGCAAGCGGCCGCTTTGCTCTGGTTGCTCGATGGTGCGGCTAATGTAACCATGGAGCCCTTTAGAGCTTTGATAGCGGATAAACTCAATAGCAAGCAGCGCTCTTTGGGCTTTGCCGTCCAGAGTTTGTTTGTTGGCTTTGGGCAAATTCTGGCTAACCTCATGCCTTTTATTTTGGGTGCGTTGGGGCTGCTTTATACGGTGGGAGAAGAAGTAGAACAGATTCCACTTTTCGTGAAACTATCGTTTTACGTAGGCGCTGCAACTATTCTGGTCACCGTTCTAGTCACTGTATTTACCACAAAAGAAATTCCTCCATCCACCCAAGAGGAAGAAGAACTTAAAGCTTCTGATGGAAAAGGCACACTGGCAGAAATCTTTGCCGCATTCAAAGAAATGCCCAAAACCATGAAACAATTGTGGTGGGTAAAATTCTTCACATGGTACTCATTGCCATTGATGTGGCAATACTATTCACTCTCTATGGCTAGACATGGTTTTGGAGCTTCGGATCCAGGAGTAGAAGCATTTGAAGAAGGAATTAAATTTGGAAACCTTGGATTTAGTGTATTTAGCGGCGCTTGCTTGGTTTTTTCTATGTTCATCCCCGCCTTGTCAAGAAAGATAGGTAACAGGGCCACACATGCCATTTGCCTCAGCATCGGTGCATTGGGCTTTATGGCTATGCAATTCACAAATTCACCAAAGGCCCTTGTCGGACTGATGGGTCTGGTAGGTATTGCCTGGGCTTCAATCATGGCTATGCCTTACGTGATGCTTGCAGGAGCCGTTCCTGCCAAAAGAATGGGAGTTTACATGGGTATTTTTAATATGTTCATTGTGGTACCGCAAATCTTGAGCATGCTGACTGTACCTCTGTTTTATGATAACTTCTTGACGGGCGATCCGAGAAACGCGCTTTTCCTTGCAGGTGTGCTGCTACTTTTTGCAGCGGCATCAAATAAGTTCGTTTCAAAGAAAGCAGAAAATTAG
- a CDS encoding VOC family protein: protein MQRNDFMKAILGSASLIAMDGFSSIAYSLSSMNTQLDKTGRYATFGAIHLNITKLDKSIGFYTELVGMKIRARSEKSAELGTESKTLIVVHETATAQFKKGYSGLYHFAIHAPNTREFANMVKRVFDKKYPSSPVDHTMSKSLYLDDPDGINVEFTLETPERFKRVVTEHGLSIEDMDGNIRSASAQLDLNEVLSHADNSIPNNIIDKDTYLGHIHLYANNVEESNSFYQKIGFESFNFLPQFMYADVGAGGSYKHRIAMNSWHGQNRPLAPIENAGMRHFHIIFDSKERLDMAIMNAPDITEKDGEYWLIDPTGNKFCLTHL from the coding sequence ATGCAGCGCAATGACTTTATGAAGGCAATATTGGGTAGCGCATCATTGATAGCAATGGATGGTTTTTCATCCATTGCTTATTCTCTTTCAAGCATGAATACACAGTTAGACAAAACAGGCAGGTATGCCACATTCGGGGCCATACATCTCAACATAACTAAGTTAGACAAAAGCATAGGTTTTTACACCGAACTGGTCGGAATGAAGATAAGAGCTCGTTCTGAAAAATCTGCAGAGCTTGGCACAGAATCAAAGACCCTCATCGTAGTTCACGAAACGGCTACAGCCCAGTTTAAAAAAGGCTACAGTGGACTTTACCATTTCGCAATTCACGCACCTAACACACGTGAGTTTGCCAATATGGTGAAACGCGTATTTGACAAAAAATATCCAAGTTCTCCCGTTGATCACACCATGTCGAAATCGCTCTATTTAGATGACCCAGATGGCATCAATGTCGAGTTCACACTGGAAACTCCCGAGCGTTTTAAACGCGTAGTAACGGAGCACGGACTTAGCATAGAAGATATGGACGGGAATATTCGCAGTGCTTCGGCTCAATTGGACTTGAATGAAGTTCTCTCGCACGCTGATAATTCGATACCTAATAACATCATTGATAAAGACACCTATCTAGGTCATATTCATCTCTATGCAAACAATGTCGAAGAGTCTAATTCCTTCTATCAAAAAATTGGATTTGAATCTTTCAACTTCCTACCCCAGTTCATGTATGCCGATGTAGGAGCTGGCGGTTCTTACAAACATCGAATAGCCATGAACTCTTGGCATGGCCAGAATAGACCCTTAGCACCGATTGAAAATGCTGGCATGAGGCATTTTCACATCATTTTCGATAGCAAGGAACGTCTGGACATGGCCATTATGAATGCTCCTGATATTACTGAAAAAGATGGAGAATATTGGCTGATTGATCCAACTGGAAATAAATTCTGTTTGACACATCTTTAG
- a CDS encoding DoxX family protein codes for MTTTQKNKTMHIILWVFQGLFAALFIMAGLTKLFQPIEAMAESMPWVLDVPEGLVRFIGISEFLGGIGLVLPSLLRIKPALSVWASVGLTAVMVFAAIFHASRGEFPAIGANALFILFLGFIAWGRSKKAPITAK; via the coding sequence ATGACAACTACTCAAAAGAACAAGACAATGCACATCATTCTTTGGGTGTTTCAAGGACTTTTTGCAGCTTTATTTATCATGGCAGGTCTGACTAAACTATTTCAACCGATAGAAGCAATGGCCGAATCGATGCCATGGGTATTAGACGTTCCAGAAGGATTAGTGCGCTTCATTGGTATCAGTGAGTTTTTAGGAGGAATCGGATTGGTACTTCCTTCATTACTGCGCATCAAACCAGCGTTGAGCGTTTGGGCATCTGTGGGGCTGACTGCAGTTATGGTTTTTGCAGCCATATTCCATGCTTCAAGAGGTGAGTTTCCAGCCATAGGGGCCAATGCCCTGTTCATCTTATTCTTAGGCTTTATCGCCTGGGGAAGATCTAAGAAAGCACCAATTACTGCTAAATAA
- a CDS encoding YceI family protein, giving the protein MKTTKFLLASMAIIVLSAFTIKTSVDWKISEGYSVKFSGTDAEGIFKDLEGDVKFDNANPENSSFSFTVAVNSINTGKGMKNKHAISDKWFDADKYPNITFKSSSVSKEGDAYKVTGIMSIHGVSKEMTIPFAFNENSFSSKFSVNRLDFGVGTMKGMSKKVSNEIKLDVTIPVTK; this is encoded by the coding sequence ATGAAAACAACAAAATTTTTACTGGCTTCAATGGCAATCATAGTCTTATCAGCATTTACCATCAAAACATCTGTTGATTGGAAAATTAGTGAAGGTTATTCGGTCAAATTCTCAGGAACTGACGCAGAAGGGATTTTCAAAGACCTTGAAGGTGATGTGAAATTTGATAATGCAAACCCTGAAAACTCATCCTTTTCGTTTACTGTAGCCGTTAATTCAATTAATACGGGAAAGGGCATGAAGAACAAACATGCCATTAGTGACAAGTGGTTTGATGCAGATAAGTACCCAAACATAACCTTCAAGTCTAGCTCAGTTTCAAAAGAAGGAGATGCATACAAAGTGACTGGCATTATGAGTATACATGGGGTGTCAAAAGAAATGACAATACCTTTTGCATTCAATGAGAATTCGTTTTCATCCAAATTTTCTGTCAACCGACTGGACTTTGGTGTTGGAACCATGAAGGGAATGTCTAAGAAGGTATCCAATGAAATTAAGCTCGATGTGACTATCCCTGTCACCAAATAA
- a CDS encoding Crp/Fnr family transcriptional regulator, protein MDFEEEVNSIKVKRGEVLHGAGNISKMAFKVESGCLKSYVLDNSGKEHIIQFAPENWLISDMASFFNQEPSKIFIEAIEDSNLQVFSHDAYSDLEKLNDRFILEMNHKLRNSLIASNKRLIALLSATAEQRYIEFTQTYPMLVQRLPLKLIASYIGITPEYLSEIRRKLAGK, encoded by the coding sequence ATGGATTTTGAAGAAGAAGTCAACTCAATTAAAGTAAAGCGCGGTGAAGTTTTGCATGGCGCAGGAAACATAAGCAAAATGGCTTTTAAAGTGGAAAGCGGTTGTCTAAAAAGCTATGTGCTCGATAACTCAGGAAAAGAACACATCATTCAATTTGCCCCCGAAAATTGGCTCATTTCAGACATGGCCAGTTTTTTTAATCAAGAACCCTCCAAAATATTTATTGAAGCCATCGAGGACTCTAACCTTCAAGTTTTTTCTCATGATGCTTATTCTGATTTAGAAAAATTGAATGATCGCTTTATTCTTGAAATGAATCATAAACTGCGTAACAGTTTAATAGCCAGTAATAAGCGGCTCATCGCCCTGCTAAGTGCCACAGCTGAGCAACGGTATATTGAGTTCACCCAAACGTACCCAATGCTTGTACAGCGTTTGCCATTGAAACTGATTGCCTCTTACATTGGCATTACCCCCGAATATTTGAGTGAGATCAGGCGTAAACTCGCAGGAAAATAG
- a CDS encoding integrase core domain-containing protein has product MHTDNGSPFGSVRAIQRFTQLSYWFIELGIKPVFSDPAHPEQNGRHERMHRDLKAACAKPSAYDLKAQQRRLNHFVKEYNHIRPHEALDMKTPAHMHDFSTRPFPERIPDFDYDSTYKILKVTRNGAIRWKTYYWVYLTAALKGKYVGLEDSGNGIWKAYYRDVFLGFFDERHLRSKESSTRLETNLV; this is encoded by the coding sequence ATGCACACCGACAACGGAAGCCCCTTTGGATCCGTGCGTGCCATTCAACGCTTTACGCAGCTCTCATATTGGTTCATCGAGCTCGGAATTAAGCCTGTATTTTCCGATCCTGCGCACCCCGAACAAAACGGTAGACATGAACGGATGCACCGCGATTTAAAGGCTGCTTGCGCCAAACCTTCTGCCTACGATTTGAAAGCTCAACAGAGGAGATTAAATCACTTTGTGAAAGAGTATAATCACATTCGACCCCATGAAGCACTGGACATGAAAACACCCGCTCACATGCATGATTTTTCCACCAGGCCATTCCCCGAAAGGATACCCGATTTTGACTACGACTCCACATACAAAATATTGAAAGTTACCCGCAACGGAGCCATCAGATGGAAGACCTATTACTGGGTCTATTTAACAGCAGCTTTGAAGGGAAAATATGTCGGTTTGGAAGACAGCGGTAACGGAATTTGGAAAGCGTATTACCGAGACGTATTTTTAGGTTTCTTTGATGAAAGACATCTTAGAAGTAAAGAATCATCAACAAGGTTAGAGACTAATTTAGTGTAA